One window of Populus nigra chromosome 5, ddPopNigr1.1, whole genome shotgun sequence genomic DNA carries:
- the LOC133694018 gene encoding pentatricopeptide repeat-containing protein At1g80550, mitochondrial, translating into MNSSILTRRLNPAKTLLLPYSTNTPTFHFHSRTPNPPQSDPLNLDSSTVFQTLSCYNNDWKRALDFFNWVETESQFQHTTETYNRMIDILGKFFEFDLSWDLIQRMKNNPFSTPNHTTFRVLFHRYISAHLVNEAISVYEDRLKEFGLKDETSYCILVDALCEYKHVIEAHELCFGNNNNSINVRNITKIYNMILRGWFKMGWWGKCREFWEEMDRKEVCKDLHSYSIYMDILCKSGKPWKAVKLYKEMKSKGIKLDVVAYNTVINAIGLSEGVDFVLRVYREMRELGCQPNVVTCNTVIKLLCENGRIKEAYRMLDEMPQSYIAPDVFTYHCFFRCLEKPKEILCLFDQMIENGVCPRMDTYVMLMRKFGRWGFLRPVFLVWKKMEKLGCSPDEFAYNALIDALIQKGMVDMARKYDEEMMAKGLSAKPRVELDTTEEG; encoded by the coding sequence ATGAACTCTTCGATACTAACTAGACGCCTAAACCCCGCTAAAACCCTCCTCCTTCCATACTCAACAAATACCCCCACTTTTCATTTCCATTCCCGAACCCCAAATCCCCCACAATCAGATCCACTAAATCTCGACTCCAGCACTGTTTTTCAAACCCTGTCATGTTACAACAATGACTGGAAACGAGCTCTGGACTTCTTCAACTGGGTGGAAACTGAATCCCAATTTCAGCACACAACAGAGACTTACAATCGCATGATTGACATCTTGGGTAAGTTCTTTGAATTCGATTTATCATGGGACTTGATTCAGAGAATGAAAAATAACCCTTTTTCTACGCCTAATCATACTACCTTTCGTGTATTGTTTCATCGTTATATATCTGCTCATCTTGTTAATGAAGCAATAAGTGTTTATGAGGATAGATTAAAAGAATTCGGTTTAAAAGACGAGACGTCTTATTGTATTCTTGTTGATGCACTTTGTGAGTACAAGCATGTTATAGAAGCACATGAACTGTGTTTTggaaataacaataatagcaTCAATGTTAGGAATATAACAAAgatttataatatgattttacGCGGGTGGTTTAAGATGGGTTGGTGGGGTAAGTGTAGGGAGTTCTGGGAGGAGATGGATAGGAAAGAAGTCTGTAAAGACTTGCATTCATATTCCATATACATGGATATACTGTGCAAAAGTGGGAAGCCTTGGAAAGCAGTGAAATTGTATAAAGAGATGAAGAGTAAGGGAATAAAGCTGGATGTAGTGGCATATAATACGGTTATTAATGCCATTGGTTTATCAGAGGGTGTGGATTTCGTCTTGAGGGTTTATCGTGAAATGAGGGAGTTGGGTTGTCAGCCGAATGTTGTGACTTGTAATACGGTGATAAAGCTTTTGTGTGAAAATGGGAGGATAAAGGAAGCCTATAGAATGCTTGATGAAATGCCCCAGTCATATATTGCCCCTGATGTCTTCACTTATCATTGTTTCTTTAGGTGTCTTGAGAAGCCAAAAGAGATTCTTTGTCTTTTCGATCAGATGATTGAGAATGGGGTTTGCCCAAGGATGGACACATATGTAATGCTAATGAGAAAGTTTGGAAGATGGGGATTTCTTCGACCAGTTTTTTTAGTGTGGAAGAAAATGGAGAAACTTGGGTGCAGTCCAgatgaatttgcatataatGCTTTAATTGATGCTCTAATTCAAAAGGGCATGGTAGATATGGCTAGAAAGTATGATGAAGAGATGATGGCAAAAGGTCTTTCAGCAAAGCCCAGGGTAGAGTTAGATACAACCGAAGAAGGATAA